In Arthrobacter sp. QXT-31, one genomic interval encodes:
- a CDS encoding ammonium transporter, translated as MELTAGHVWLMVAAALVLFMTPGLAFFYGGMTRAKAALNMMMMSFISIGMVGVVWVLWGASMSSGEGFLQIVGNPFATFGLEGITTPDGLIKVGYAATFAIITVALISGAIADRAKFGAWSVFVPVWVTLVYCPLAYMVWGGGLFGPDGAVGQALGPAIDFAGGTVVHINAGVAALILVLIIGNRKGFGKDPNHRPHNVPFVMLGAAILWFGWFGFNGGAATTAEQGGLIWINTLAAPAAAMLGWLVTERIRDGHPTSLGAASGVVAGLVAITPACANVSPVGALGLGVVAGVASALAVGLKFRWGFDDSLDVVGVHLVSGIIGTVALGFIALPTDGVGGGLFYGGGLAQMWAQLAAAGIAIAYSAVLTTIIALAIHKTMGFRVSQEQEVVGVDLSLHAETAYEFGVGGHGGSFQPLHELITGKVPATGGQTSGTDTVPADGKKAEEVTGKESVGA; from the coding sequence ATGGAACTTACCGCAGGTCACGTATGGCTCATGGTGGCGGCGGCACTTGTGCTGTTCATGACACCAGGTCTGGCATTTTTCTACGGCGGCATGACGCGCGCCAAGGCTGCACTGAACATGATGATGATGAGTTTCATCTCCATCGGCATGGTCGGCGTGGTGTGGGTGCTCTGGGGCGCATCGATGAGCTCCGGCGAAGGATTCCTGCAGATTGTCGGGAACCCGTTCGCTACCTTCGGCCTGGAAGGCATCACCACCCCTGACGGACTGATCAAGGTCGGCTACGCGGCCACGTTCGCCATCATCACTGTTGCCCTCATCAGCGGCGCCATCGCAGACCGCGCGAAGTTCGGCGCCTGGAGCGTCTTCGTGCCCGTCTGGGTCACGCTGGTGTACTGCCCGCTCGCCTACATGGTGTGGGGAGGCGGACTGTTCGGCCCCGACGGCGCGGTTGGACAGGCGCTTGGCCCGGCCATTGACTTCGCCGGCGGCACCGTGGTCCACATCAACGCAGGTGTTGCTGCGCTGATCCTCGTCCTCATCATCGGCAACCGCAAGGGCTTCGGCAAGGACCCGAACCACCGCCCGCACAACGTTCCGTTCGTCATGCTCGGCGCAGCCATCCTGTGGTTCGGCTGGTTCGGCTTCAACGGCGGCGCCGCCACCACGGCGGAACAGGGCGGCCTGATCTGGATCAACACCCTGGCCGCTCCGGCTGCCGCCATGCTCGGCTGGCTCGTCACCGAGCGCATCCGTGACGGCCACCCCACCTCTCTGGGTGCGGCCTCCGGCGTGGTGGCCGGCCTGGTTGCCATCACCCCTGCCTGCGCCAACGTCAGCCCGGTCGGCGCCCTTGGACTCGGCGTTGTAGCCGGTGTGGCCTCGGCCCTGGCCGTCGGCCTCAAGTTCCGCTGGGGCTTCGATGACTCCCTCGACGTCGTCGGCGTCCACCTCGTCTCCGGCATCATCGGCACCGTGGCCCTCGGCTTCATCGCCCTTCCGACCGACGGCGTGGGCGGCGGCCTCTTCTACGGCGGCGGCCTTGCCCAGATGTGGGCTCAGCTGGCAGCAGCCGGCATCGCCATCGCCTACTCGGCTGTCCTGACCACGATCATCGCACTGGCCATCCACAAGACCATGGGCTTCCGGGTCAGCCAGGAGCAGGAAGTGGTGGGTGTGGACCTCAGCCTGCACGCAGAGACCGCCTACGAATTCGGCGTCGGCGGCCACGGCGGCAGCTTCCAGCCCCTGCATGAGCTGATCACCGGCAAGGTTCCGGCAACCGGCGGTCAGACCAGCGGCACGGACACGGTTCCCGCCGACGGCAAGAAGGCAGAAGAAGTAACAGGCAAGGAAAGCGTGGGGGCATGA
- the ffh gene encoding signal recognition particle protein, whose product MFNSLSDRLTATFKNLRGKGRLTEADVDATVREIRRALLDADVAVPVVREFTGQVRERALGAEVSGALNPSQQIVKIVNEELVEILGGETRRIRMAKTGPTIIMLAGLQGAGKTTLAGKLAKWLKAQGHSPILVACDLQRPNAVTQLQVVGQRAGVPVFAPHPGATSELEHPAGDPVGVARAGVEEARQKLHDVVIVDTAGRLGVDADMMEQARQIRRAIVPNEVLFVIDAMIGQDAVNTAMAFDEGVNFTGIVLSKLDGDARGGAALSVSSVTGKPVMFASTGESLDDFELFHPDRMASRILDMGDVLSLIEQAEKSWDKEEAARMAKKFADQEDFTLDDFLAQMQQIRKMGSMKKMLMMMPGAQNIRQQLEQFDEREIDRVEAIVRSMTPHERLAPKIINGSRRARIARGSGVHVSEVNGLLERFGQAQKMMKKMAQGGGMPGMPGMPGMGAGGARKGGKNAPKKKARSGNPAKAAQELREAEARRAAGAKAVPTGAAFGQQSGDFDPSQLNLPKGFDKFLGGK is encoded by the coding sequence GTGTTCAATTCACTCTCTGACCGGTTGACAGCAACCTTCAAGAACCTCCGCGGCAAGGGCCGCCTCACCGAGGCAGATGTCGACGCCACGGTCCGCGAGATCCGGCGCGCCCTCCTGGATGCGGATGTTGCCGTGCCCGTGGTCCGCGAGTTCACCGGGCAGGTCCGTGAGCGCGCGCTCGGCGCCGAGGTTTCCGGGGCACTGAACCCCAGCCAGCAGATCGTGAAGATCGTCAACGAGGAGCTCGTCGAAATCCTCGGCGGCGAGACCCGCCGCATCCGGATGGCCAAGACCGGCCCCACCATCATCATGCTTGCCGGCCTCCAGGGTGCCGGCAAGACCACCCTGGCCGGAAAGCTCGCCAAGTGGCTGAAGGCCCAGGGCCACAGCCCCATCCTCGTCGCCTGTGACCTCCAGCGCCCCAACGCCGTGACGCAGCTGCAGGTCGTGGGCCAGCGCGCCGGAGTTCCCGTCTTTGCACCGCATCCGGGCGCCACCTCGGAGCTGGAGCACCCGGCAGGCGATCCGGTCGGCGTCGCCCGTGCCGGCGTCGAGGAAGCACGCCAGAAGCTGCACGACGTCGTCATTGTTGACACCGCCGGACGCCTCGGCGTTGACGCGGACATGATGGAACAGGCGCGCCAGATCCGCCGGGCCATCGTGCCCAACGAAGTCCTCTTCGTGATTGACGCCATGATCGGCCAGGACGCCGTCAACACGGCCATGGCCTTCGATGAAGGCGTGAATTTCACCGGCATCGTGCTGTCAAAGCTCGACGGCGATGCCCGCGGCGGTGCCGCGCTGTCCGTTTCGTCGGTCACCGGCAAGCCTGTGATGTTCGCCTCGACCGGTGAAAGCCTGGACGACTTTGAACTGTTCCACCCGGACCGGATGGCCTCGCGCATCCTGGACATGGGCGACGTCCTCTCCCTGATTGAGCAGGCGGAAAAGTCCTGGGACAAGGAAGAAGCCGCCCGGATGGCGAAGAAGTTCGCCGACCAGGAAGACTTCACCCTGGACGACTTCCTCGCCCAGATGCAGCAGATCCGCAAAATGGGCTCCATGAAGAAGATGCTCATGATGATGCCCGGTGCCCAGAACATCAGGCAGCAGCTGGAGCAGTTCGACGAGCGCGAGATTGACCGGGTCGAGGCAATCGTCCGCTCGATGACGCCGCATGAGCGTTTGGCTCCGAAGATCATCAACGGTTCCCGCCGGGCCCGCATCGCCCGTGGCTCGGGCGTGCACGTGTCCGAAGTCAACGGGCTGCTGGAGCGCTTCGGCCAGGCGCAGAAGATGATGAAGAAGATGGCCCAGGGCGGCGGGATGCCGGGGATGCCCGGTATGCCGGGCATGGGGGCAGGCGGTGCCCGCAAGGGCGGCAAGAACGCCCCCAAGAAGAAGGCCCGTTCCGGAAATCCCGCCAAGGCGGCGCAGGAGCTTCGCGAGGCGGAGGCAAGGCGGGCGGCCGGGGCCAAGGCAGTGCCTACCGGAGCTGCGTTCGGCCAGCAGTCCGGCGACTTCGACCCGTCCCAGCTGAACCTCCCCAAGGGCTTCGACAAGTTCCTGGGCGGCAAATAA
- the thiC gene encoding phosphomethylpyrimidine synthase ThiC, with translation MSTQKSQLSPAQNESAQNDAAVTQSLKSHSLAYLEGDGLRVPVTEIALEPSPNGEQNEPLRVYRTAGPGSDPVVGLAPFRAEWIAAREDTETYDGRERNLLDDGKSAVRRGAASAEWKGARPVPRRAAEGRTVTQMHYARQGTITPEMRFVALRENCDVELVRSELAAGRAIIPSNINHPESEPMIIGKAFLVKINANIGNSAVTSSIAEEVDKLQWATQWGADTVMDLSTGDDIHTTREWIIRNSPVPIGTVPIYQALEKVNGEANALTWEIFRDTVIEQCEQGVDYMTIHAGVLLRYVPLTANRVTGIVSRGGSIMAGWCLAHHQENFLYTHFDELCEIFAKYDVAFSLGDGLRPGATADANDAAQFAELDTLAELTQRAWEYDVQVMVEGPGHIPFHLVRENVERQQELCKGAPFYTLGPLVTDVAPGYDHITSAIGATEIARYGTAMLCYVTPKEHLGLPNKDDVKTGVITYKIAAHAADLAKGHPGAHERDDALSKARFEFRWRDQFALSLDPVTAESFHDETLPAEPAKTAHFCSMCGPKFCSMRISQDIRNEYGSAEAQAALAEMAEGMREKSEEFLAAGGKVYLPELRLPESTRQ, from the coding sequence TTGAGCACCCAGAAATCACAGCTGAGCCCTGCCCAAAATGAATCAGCCCAGAATGACGCAGCCGTCACGCAGTCGCTGAAGTCCCATTCACTGGCTTACCTGGAAGGAGACGGGCTGCGGGTTCCGGTAACGGAAATCGCCCTGGAGCCCTCCCCCAACGGCGAGCAGAACGAGCCGCTGCGCGTTTACCGCACGGCCGGTCCGGGCAGCGACCCGGTGGTGGGCCTCGCCCCGTTCCGTGCGGAATGGATTGCGGCGCGCGAAGACACGGAGACCTATGACGGCCGCGAGCGGAACCTGCTCGACGACGGCAAGTCAGCCGTGCGCCGCGGCGCGGCTTCCGCCGAATGGAAGGGCGCCAGGCCGGTGCCCCGCCGTGCGGCTGAAGGCAGGACCGTGACGCAGATGCACTATGCGCGTCAGGGCACCATCACTCCCGAGATGCGCTTCGTGGCCCTCCGTGAGAACTGCGACGTGGAACTCGTCCGCAGCGAACTCGCCGCCGGACGGGCCATCATCCCCAGCAACATCAACCACCCTGAGTCCGAACCCATGATCATCGGCAAGGCGTTCCTGGTGAAGATCAATGCCAACATCGGCAACTCGGCCGTTACCAGCTCCATCGCGGAAGAGGTGGACAAGCTGCAGTGGGCCACCCAGTGGGGTGCGGACACCGTGATGGACCTGTCCACCGGCGACGACATCCACACCACGCGCGAGTGGATCATCCGCAACTCCCCCGTGCCGATCGGCACGGTGCCGATCTACCAGGCGCTGGAAAAGGTCAACGGCGAGGCGAACGCGCTGACCTGGGAGATCTTCCGTGACACGGTCATCGAACAGTGCGAGCAGGGCGTGGACTACATGACCATCCACGCCGGCGTGCTGCTCCGGTACGTGCCCCTGACAGCGAACCGTGTGACCGGCATCGTCTCCCGCGGCGGTTCCATCATGGCCGGCTGGTGCCTTGCCCACCACCAGGAAAACTTCCTGTACACCCACTTTGACGAGCTCTGCGAGATCTTCGCGAAGTACGACGTCGCCTTCTCACTGGGTGACGGCCTGCGGCCCGGCGCGACGGCGGACGCCAACGACGCCGCGCAGTTCGCCGAACTGGACACCCTGGCTGAGCTGACCCAGCGGGCCTGGGAGTACGACGTGCAGGTCATGGTGGAGGGACCGGGCCACATCCCGTTCCACCTGGTGCGTGAGAATGTGGAGCGCCAGCAGGAGCTCTGTAAGGGGGCGCCCTTCTACACGCTGGGCCCGCTGGTCACCGATGTTGCCCCTGGCTACGACCACATCACCTCGGCCATCGGCGCCACGGAAATCGCCCGCTACGGCACGGCCATGCTGTGCTACGTCACCCCCAAGGAACACCTGGGCCTGCCCAACAAGGATGACGTGAAGACCGGCGTCATCACCTACAAGATCGCCGCCCACGCCGCCGACCTTGCCAAGGGCCACCCCGGCGCGCACGAACGCGACGATGCGCTGTCCAAGGCCCGGTTCGAGTTCCGGTGGCGCGACCAGTTCGCACTGTCGCTGGATCCGGTGACTGCCGAATCCTTCCACGACGAGACGCTGCCCGCGGAACCTGCCAAGACGGCGCACTTCTGTTCGATGTGCGGCCCCAAGTTCTGCTCCATGCGGATCAGCCAGGACATCCGGAATGAGTACGGCTCCGCCGAAGCGCAGGCCGCCCTCGCAGAGATGGCGGAGGGCATGCGCGAGAAGAGCGAGGAGTTCCTCGCCGCCGGCGGGAAGGTGTACCTGCCGGAGCTGCGGCTCCCCGAGTCAACCCGCCAGTAA
- a CDS encoding alpha/beta hydrolase, with amino-acid sequence MYKQRVVFVHGAGNFGSAAWPRQHGMALQYDALFLRRHGFDAEAEPLETDFAEDARIVLRSLADDGRGAAGGHVVAHAQGAIAAMMAAVERPDLVFSLTLVEPACLSLTAELPATAAHRALMEPLFEVRHQLGDDDYEREFLHRAFAADSPEPSTPEAKRAARRLRLQAPPWQAPLQIVPGVPTLVLTGGWEPLYEEIAGYLRETGAVHRIAAGGHRPHDSPEGDRHIRSFIADVSRRQQQPQAS; translated from the coding sequence ATGTATAAGCAGCGGGTAGTGTTCGTCCACGGAGCCGGAAACTTCGGCTCCGCGGCGTGGCCGCGCCAGCATGGCATGGCACTGCAGTACGACGCCCTGTTCCTGCGGCGGCATGGTTTTGACGCCGAAGCGGAACCGCTGGAGACCGACTTCGCCGAGGACGCCCGCATCGTGCTGCGTTCCCTGGCCGACGACGGCCGGGGAGCCGCCGGGGGCCACGTGGTGGCGCACGCACAGGGCGCCATCGCCGCGATGATGGCCGCCGTCGAACGCCCCGACCTGGTCTTCTCGCTCACGCTCGTGGAGCCTGCCTGCCTGTCGCTCACCGCTGAACTGCCGGCTACTGCCGCCCATCGCGCCCTGATGGAACCGCTGTTCGAGGTCCGGCACCAGCTCGGCGACGACGATTACGAACGTGAGTTCTTGCACCGTGCCTTCGCGGCGGATTCGCCGGAGCCCAGCACCCCTGAGGCCAAACGCGCTGCCAGGCGGCTGCGGCTGCAGGCGCCGCCGTGGCAGGCCCCGCTGCAGATAGTGCCGGGTGTTCCCACCCTGGTCCTCACCGGCGGCTGGGAGCCGTTGTACGAGGAAATCGCGGGTTACCTGCGCGAGACCGGTGCCGTGCACCGCATCGCTGCGGGAGGGCACCGGCCCCACGATTCACCGGAAGGTGACCGCCACATCAGGTCATTCATCGCCGACGTCAGCCGGCGGCAGCAGCAGCCGCAGGCTTCCTAG
- a CDS encoding P-II family nitrogen regulator: MKLITAIVRPEKLETIREGLEAYGVQGLTVSAASGYGRQRGYTEVYRGAEYNVDLLPKIRVEVLATDEQADDILDVIIASSNTGRAGDGKVWTVDVFEAVRVRTGERGVAAI, translated from the coding sequence ATGAAACTGATCACAGCAATTGTTCGTCCGGAGAAGCTCGAAACGATCCGCGAAGGCCTGGAGGCCTACGGGGTCCAGGGCCTGACGGTCAGCGCGGCCAGCGGCTACGGCCGGCAGCGCGGCTACACCGAGGTTTACCGCGGCGCCGAGTACAACGTGGACCTGCTGCCCAAGATCCGCGTCGAGGTGCTGGCCACGGACGAACAGGCTGACGACATCCTGGATGTCATCATCGCCAGCTCCAACACGGGCCGCGCCGGCGACGGCAAGGTCTGGACGGTCGATGTCTTCGAAGCAGTGCGGGTGAGGACGGGTGAACGCGGCGTAGCCGCCATCTAG
- the ftsY gene encoding signal recognition particle-docking protein FtsY, translating to MNDIIPILLPILAALVVIGGLIPVLMKARKSGTQYPGTRDANDPVQPLGGGGTLLEDRPAAPAAPADRKAPDAVDLEGLEAEVPDDAAGLETIAVETPLPVAGRLTRLRERLVKSNNVLGKGLLALLSSDKIDENVWDEVEETLLLADLGTEPTMQLVDALRERVKVLGARDPEHVKALLREELIKIVDPSMDRSLRVDRHADRPAVMMVVGVNGVGKTTTVGKLARVLVAEDKDVLLGAADTFRAAASEQLATWGQRVGVPTVKSDIAGADPASVAYEAVKAGIDQEVDVVMIDTAGRLQNKIGLMDELGKVKRVVEKLAEVDEVLLVLDATTGQNGLNQARVFAEVVNITGIVLTKLDGTAKGGIVVAIQKSLGVPVKLIGLGEGADDLAPFETEGFVDALLN from the coding sequence GTGAATGACATTATCCCCATTCTTCTGCCCATTCTTGCTGCCCTGGTAGTCATTGGCGGGCTGATCCCGGTGCTCATGAAAGCCCGGAAATCCGGCACCCAGTATCCCGGCACCCGGGACGCCAACGACCCCGTTCAGCCGCTCGGCGGCGGAGGGACGCTCCTCGAGGACCGCCCGGCCGCGCCTGCGGCCCCTGCCGACCGTAAGGCGCCGGACGCCGTCGACCTTGAAGGACTCGAGGCCGAGGTCCCCGATGACGCCGCCGGCCTGGAGACCATCGCGGTAGAGACCCCTCTGCCCGTGGCCGGACGCCTCACGCGGCTCCGGGAGCGCCTGGTCAAGTCCAACAATGTCCTCGGCAAGGGCCTGCTGGCGCTGCTCTCCAGCGACAAGATCGACGAGAACGTCTGGGACGAGGTGGAGGAAACCCTGCTCCTGGCGGACCTTGGCACCGAGCCGACCATGCAGCTGGTGGACGCGCTCCGCGAACGTGTGAAGGTCCTCGGCGCCCGCGACCCCGAGCACGTCAAGGCGCTGCTCCGGGAAGAGCTCATTAAGATCGTGGACCCGTCCATGGACCGGAGCCTCCGGGTTGACCGGCACGCGGACCGGCCTGCCGTGATGATGGTGGTCGGTGTCAACGGCGTGGGCAAAACCACCACGGTGGGCAAGCTGGCCCGTGTCCTGGTCGCGGAGGACAAGGACGTCCTGCTCGGTGCCGCGGACACCTTCCGTGCCGCCGCTTCCGAGCAGCTGGCCACCTGGGGACAGCGCGTGGGGGTGCCCACGGTGAAGTCGGACATCGCCGGCGCCGACCCCGCGTCCGTCGCGTACGAGGCCGTCAAGGCAGGCATCGACCAGGAAGTCGACGTCGTCATGATTGACACCGCCGGCCGCCTGCAGAACAAGATCGGCCTGATGGACGAGCTCGGCAAGGTCAAGCGCGTCGTGGAAAAGCTGGCAGAGGTGGATGAGGTCCTCTTGGTGCTGGACGCCACCACCGGCCAGAACGGGCTCAACCAGGCGCGGGTCTTCGCCGAAGTCGTCAACATCACCGGCATCGTGCTGACCAAGCTGGACGGCACCGCCAAGGGCGGCATCGTCGTCGCGATCCAGAAGAGCCTCGGCGTGCCCGTGAAGCTCATTGGCCTGGGCGAGGGCGCGGACGACCTCGCACCGTTCGAAACCGAGGGATTCGTCGACGCCCTCCTGAACTGA
- a CDS encoding amidohydrolase family protein, translated as MAHIIEFSGPVLTAADEERRGLWAVDGKLTFNPPGRRADTVLDGWVLPGFVDAHCHIGLGPAGAVDDDVAYEQAITDRNAGTLLVRDAGAVSDTRWLQQRPDAPRIIRAGRHVARSRRYLRNFAVEVEPEGLVEAVRKQAREGDGWVKLVGDWIDRTAGDLAPSFPAAAVRDAVRAAHDEGARVTAHCFGEDTLDDMLDAGIDCIEHATGLLPRHIPRFAEQQVPIVPTLINIATFPDIAAQAEPKFPRYAEHMRSLWARRRERIMEAYEAGVEIYAGTDAGSVIRHGRIADEILELHAAGLPAAAALDAACWRARRWLGAEGVAEGAGADVVLCREDPRAVPETIRNLSHVVLRGRTVHSG; from the coding sequence ATGGCGCACATCATCGAATTCAGCGGACCCGTGCTCACTGCGGCGGATGAGGAACGCCGCGGGCTCTGGGCCGTTGACGGGAAACTGACGTTCAATCCGCCGGGCCGGCGGGCGGACACCGTCCTGGATGGCTGGGTCCTGCCCGGATTCGTTGATGCCCACTGCCACATCGGGCTGGGCCCGGCGGGTGCCGTGGACGACGACGTGGCGTATGAGCAGGCGATAACTGACCGCAACGCCGGAACGCTGCTGGTGCGCGACGCCGGCGCCGTGAGCGACACGCGCTGGCTGCAGCAGCGGCCTGATGCGCCCCGGATCATCCGGGCCGGCCGGCATGTTGCCAGGTCCCGCCGCTACCTTCGCAACTTCGCCGTCGAAGTTGAACCCGAAGGCCTCGTGGAGGCCGTGCGCAAACAGGCACGGGAGGGGGACGGCTGGGTCAAGCTGGTGGGGGACTGGATCGACCGCACGGCCGGCGACCTCGCGCCGTCCTTCCCTGCCGCTGCCGTGCGGGACGCCGTCCGGGCCGCCCACGACGAGGGCGCCAGGGTCACGGCCCACTGCTTCGGCGAGGACACCCTGGATGACATGCTGGACGCCGGCATCGACTGCATTGAGCACGCCACAGGGCTCCTGCCCAGGCACATTCCCCGCTTCGCCGAGCAGCAGGTGCCGATCGTTCCCACACTCATCAACATCGCCACCTTCCCCGATATCGCAGCCCAGGCCGAGCCAAAGTTCCCGCGGTATGCCGAGCACATGCGCTCACTCTGGGCCCGCCGCCGCGAGCGGATCATGGAAGCCTATGAGGCCGGCGTCGAAATTTATGCGGGAACTGATGCCGGCAGCGTGATCCGCCACGGCCGCATCGCCGACGAAATCCTTGAACTCCACGCCGCCGGGCTCCCGGCAGCAGCGGCTCTGGACGCCGCCTGCTGGCGTGCACGCCGCTGGCTCGGAGCGGAGGGCGTGGCCGAAGGGGCAGGCGCCGACGTTGTGCTCTGCCGGGAAGATCCGCGTGCCGTGCCGGAGACCATCCGGAACCTCAGCCACGTGGTTCTGCGGGGCAGGACTGTTCACTCGGGATAG
- a CDS encoding glucose-6-phosphate dehydrogenase, with amino-acid sequence MTSQTTVKTLLILGASGDLTGRLLLPGLARLVATGRAPGLKLVGAGSDPWSLEQWQERVHTAFEAASGTAGSSGRDALAAMEKSTEYRQADVTADGPLAQLLAELEGPVAVYFALPPQVSQKACEILRPEQVPAGTRLVMEKPFGSGEESARELNRTLLTLVPEDHIHRVDHFLGKATVLNILGLRFANNFLEPVWNRGHIEKVEIIFEEDLALEGRARYYDGAGALRDMIQSHLLQIMALLAIEPPATIGERDLRDAVAAVLRASSIRQPYTETTRRARYVAGSLGGKNVPDYAAEEGVDPGRNTETLAEVQVNIDNWRWNGVPFILRSGKALGVKRKEAVVTFRPVPHLPAGFTGRDTPNTLRIGFGPDTLELGVDVNGPGDVFSLDRAALVAELNASELLPYGEVLEGVLTGDPLLSVRGDTAEECWRIVEPVLAAWAAGKVPLEEYRAGSTGTA; translated from the coding sequence GTGACGAGCCAAACGACTGTGAAAACCCTGCTCATCCTTGGTGCCTCCGGCGATCTCACCGGCCGGCTCCTCCTCCCGGGCCTGGCCAGGCTGGTGGCCACAGGACGTGCGCCCGGCCTGAAACTTGTGGGCGCCGGTTCGGATCCGTGGTCCCTGGAACAGTGGCAGGAGCGCGTACACACCGCTTTTGAGGCAGCCTCGGGGACCGCGGGCTCCTCTGGCAGGGACGCATTGGCGGCCATGGAAAAGTCCACGGAATACCGCCAGGCCGACGTCACGGCCGATGGCCCGCTGGCGCAGCTCCTGGCCGAACTCGAGGGGCCGGTCGCGGTCTATTTTGCCCTGCCTCCGCAGGTGAGCCAGAAGGCCTGCGAAATCCTGCGCCCGGAGCAGGTCCCCGCCGGCACACGCCTGGTCATGGAGAAGCCTTTCGGCTCCGGCGAGGAATCGGCCCGTGAACTCAACCGGACACTCCTGACCCTGGTCCCGGAGGACCACATCCACCGGGTGGACCATTTCCTGGGCAAGGCCACGGTGCTGAACATCCTCGGGCTGCGGTTCGCCAACAATTTCCTGGAGCCGGTCTGGAACCGCGGCCACATCGAAAAGGTGGAGATCATCTTCGAGGAGGACCTCGCCCTCGAGGGACGCGCCCGGTACTACGACGGGGCGGGCGCACTGCGGGACATGATCCAAAGCCACCTGCTGCAGATCATGGCGCTGCTGGCCATTGAGCCGCCGGCCACCATCGGCGAGCGCGACCTCCGCGATGCGGTTGCCGCCGTCCTGCGGGCCAGCAGCATCAGGCAGCCCTACACGGAAACCACCCGGCGGGCGCGATACGTGGCGGGAAGCCTCGGCGGCAAGAACGTCCCCGATTATGCCGCGGAGGAGGGCGTGGACCCGGGCAGGAACACCGAAACCCTGGCCGAGGTGCAGGTGAACATCGACAACTGGCGCTGGAACGGCGTGCCGTTCATCCTGCGCTCGGGCAAGGCGCTGGGGGTCAAGCGCAAGGAGGCGGTGGTCACGTTCCGGCCGGTTCCCCACCTGCCCGCCGGCTTCACCGGAAGGGACACCCCCAACACGCTCCGGATCGGCTTCGGCCCGGACACCCTGGAGCTCGGCGTCGACGTCAACGGGCCGGGGGACGTCTTCAGCCTGGACCGGGCCGCCCTCGTGGCCGAGCTCAACGCCTCCGAACTGCTGCCCTACGGCGAAGTGCTGGAAGGCGTCCTGACCGGGGATCCCCTGCTGTCGGTCAGGGGCGACACCGCAGAGGAATGCTGGCGGATCGTCGAGCCGGTGCTGGCGGCATGGGCAGCAGGCAAGGTTCCGCTGGAGGAATACCGGGCGGGCTCGACAGGAACTGCTTAA
- a CDS encoding MFS transporter — protein sequence MPPLPRNAAGKLRFSAVRRPGGAPLPRDIKVMLVAAFLIALGFGLVAPVLPQFATTFDVGATAAAVIVSIFAFMRLLFAPAGGSLIGRLGERPVYVAGLLIVAASTAACAFAQNYWQLLVFRGLGGAGSVMFTVASMALVVRLAPPESRGRVSGAYASAFLIGNVCGPIVGGLLAGFGLRIPFLAYAAALVLAALVVQTQLSHVPGSARGEAGGAPPMKLGEALGDSAYRAAMFSSFANGWATFGVRMATVPLFAVTALGSGPEAAGWALAVFAAGNALALTVSGRLADSLGRKPMMVAGLVVTGAATSGIGLTQGLEWFLAASLLAGVGAGALNPAQQAAVADVIGRERSGGPVLAAFQMTSDIGAILGPVLVGLLADRFGYSWAFAATGAVLLVAALGWLAARETVQKPSPAA from the coding sequence ATGCCCCCACTCCCCCGTAACGCCGCGGGCAAACTCCGGTTCAGCGCGGTCCGCCGCCCCGGCGGTGCTCCGCTGCCCCGTGACATCAAGGTGATGCTCGTCGCCGCCTTCCTGATAGCGCTGGGCTTCGGCCTGGTGGCTCCCGTGCTGCCGCAGTTCGCCACCACGTTCGACGTCGGCGCCACGGCCGCCGCCGTCATCGTCAGTATCTTTGCGTTCATGCGGCTGCTGTTCGCCCCCGCCGGCGGGTCGCTCATCGGCCGGCTCGGTGAGCGCCCCGTCTACGTTGCGGGCCTGCTCATTGTGGCGGCGTCCACGGCGGCCTGCGCCTTCGCCCAGAACTACTGGCAGCTGCTGGTGTTCCGCGGGCTGGGCGGCGCGGGCTCGGTCATGTTCACCGTGGCATCGATGGCGCTGGTGGTCAGGCTGGCTCCGCCGGAGAGCCGCGGCCGGGTTTCGGGCGCGTACGCCTCCGCGTTCCTGATCGGCAACGTCTGCGGACCGATCGTCGGCGGCCTGCTGGCAGGATTCGGGCTGCGGATCCCGTTCCTGGCCTACGCCGCCGCGCTGGTCCTGGCGGCCCTGGTGGTGCAGACGCAGCTGAGCCATGTTCCCGGCTCTGCGCGCGGAGAGGCAGGCGGGGCGCCGCCCATGAAACTCGGCGAGGCGCTCGGCGACAGCGCCTACCGGGCGGCCATGTTCTCAAGTTTCGCCAACGGCTGGGCCACCTTCGGCGTGCGCATGGCCACGGTGCCGCTGTTCGCCGTCACGGCGCTGGGCTCGGGGCCGGAGGCGGCCGGCTGGGCACTGGCGGTCTTCGCCGCCGGAAACGCGCTCGCCCTCACTGTGTCAGGCCGGCTGGCGGACAGCCTGGGCAGGAAGCCGATGATGGTGGCCGGCCTGGTGGTCACCGGCGCGGCCACCTCAGGAATCGGGCTCACACAGGGGCTGGAGTGGTTCCTGGCGGCGTCGCTGCTGGCCGGAGTCGGCGCGGGCGCGCTCAACCCGGCTCAGCAGGCGGCGGTGGCGGATGTGATCGGCCGCGAGCGCTCGGGCGGACCTGTCCTGGCGGCCTTCCAGATGACGTCGGACATTGGTGCCATCCTCGGGCCGGTGCTCGTCGGACTGCTGGCGGACCGGTTCGGCTACAGCTGGGCCTTCGCAGCGACAGGCGCCGTGCTGCTGGTTGCCGCCCTCGGCTGGCTGGCCGCGCGGGAGACGGTGCAGAAGCCCAGCCCCGCGGCTTAG